The Epinephelus lanceolatus isolate andai-2023 chromosome 1, ASM4190304v1, whole genome shotgun sequence genome has a window encoding:
- the pdrg1 gene encoding p53 and DNA damage-regulated protein 1 yields the protein MDAESQRALDYLTEVEEAAEDVLTTKQQIVDLDTKRNRNREALNALKHEIPDSEKVKVCFGNMFIKFPKSKTRDMIQKDQEQLDKEINDLRKGLKAKVNRLNEIQGKPELRGYNLSPLSTDELKAVNSLLKR from the exons ATGGACGCTGAATCCCAGCGTGCTTTGGATTATTTGACAGAAGTAGAGGAGGCAGCTGAGGATGTTCTCACCACTAAACAGCAG ATAGTGGACCtggacacaaagagaaacaggAACAGAGAGGCACTTAATGCACTGAAACATGAAATACCAGATTCGG AGAAAGTTAAGGTTTGTTTCGGAAACATGTTCATCAAATTTCCCAAATCGAAGACGAGAGATATGATTCAGAAAG ATCAAGAGCAGCTGGACAAGGAGATAAACGACCTTCGCAAAGGACTGAAAGCAAAAGTCAATCGTCTAAATGAGATACAAG GGAAACCTGAGCTGAGAGGCTACAATCTTTCTCCACTGTCAACTGATGAACTCAAAGCTGTTAACAGCCTCTTAAAGAGATGA